From Brienomyrus brachyistius isolate T26 chromosome 21, BBRACH_0.4, whole genome shotgun sequence, the proteins below share one genomic window:
- the cenpl gene encoding centromere protein L isoform X3, translating into MAYIANIEWKLSYVTPLYQFRHTQLVLYSKQLSAFIVAEKQKGIAVEVGPEMGFKVVFSVVHGMTETDEDAETVFIKIYSKPAFSVEGSAVKVVWSGWFTCVNGNLDYMRSLPSDFVSLPLFCANGPMSITALVKSWFTRMFDCYFGPLSLNSSILQWLAALWTECHPACNIRYLKLAWNLSTLPPLDISYTVHPQDAWNLWSSIRQNDSMEDSISIEKVRCFMKRVESHFFRHFRMYLSAGMLTRVCTSLGSAHCDGTIKITGTHYITPVLMLLTECALLKMPI; encoded by the exons ATGGCTTACATTGCCAATATCGAATGGAAGCTATCTTATGTCACACCCTTGTATCAGTTCAGACACACCCAGCTTGTGTTGTACTCCAAGCAGCTTTCAGCTTTCAtagtagcagaaaaacagaaaggcaTTGCAGTGGAAGTTGGACCAGAGATGGGCTTCAAGGTGGTGTTCTCTGTGGTCCATGGGATGACAGAGACTGATGAGGATGCAGAGACCGTTTTTATAAAG ATCTATTCCAAGCCTGCATTTTCTGTAGAGGGCAGTGCTGTCAAAGTTGTGTGGAGTGGATGGTTTACTTGTGTCAACGGCAACTTGGATTATATGAGATCCCTGCCATCTGATTTTGTCTCTCTGCCCCTCTTCTGTGCCAATGGGCCAATGTCCATAACTGCACTGGTTAAGTCATGGTTCACAAGAATGTTTGATTGCTACTTCGGGCCTTTAAGCTTAAATTCCAGCATTCTTCAGTGGCTTGCTGCCCTCTGGACTGAGTGCCATCCTGCTTGCAACATTAGATACCTAAAGCTAGCCTGGAACTTGTCCACACTGCCTCCTCTGGACATCTCATACACAGTACACCCACAAGACGCCTGGAATCTGTGGAGCAGTATTCGGCAAAACGATAGCATGGAAGACAGCATTAGCATTGAGAAAGTCAGGTGTTTCATGAAAAGAGTTGAGTCACACTTCTTCAGGCACTTCAGGATGTATCTATCTGCAGGAATGCTAACCAGAGTTTGCACTTCACTGGGCTCTGCACACTGTGATGGAACGATCAAG